A single Danio rerio strain Tuebingen ecotype United States chromosome 17, GRCz12tu, whole genome shotgun sequence DNA region contains:
- the nkl.3 gene encoding NK-lysin tandem duplicate 3 precursor gives MLRGIVLLTLLISSACAAHLEMHKEPFPEFDFEGSGEIPKEQLPGLCWACKWAMGKLRQHISNTANKEEIKNQLAQVCDGIGFLRPLCRWFVKKYMDILTEELSTTDGPRTICSHLHVC, from the exons ATGCTGCGCGGTATCGTCCTGCTCACCCTGCTCATCTCCTCTG CTTGTGCTGCTCACTTGGAGATGCACAAAGAACCCTTTCCGGAATTTGACTTTGAAGGCTCT GGCGAAATTCCAAAGGAACAACTGCCTGGACTATGCTGGGCTTGCAAGTGGGCCATGGGAAAGCTGAGGCAACATATCTCCAATACAGCAAATAAG GAGGAAATTAAAAATCAGCTGGCGCAGGTCTGTGATGGGATCGGGTTCCTTAGACCTCTGTGCAGGTGGTTTGTGAAAAAGTACATGGACATTCTGACCGAAGAACTTTCCACTACTGATGGTCCTAGAACTATCTGTTCTCATCTCCATGTGTGCTAA
- the nkl.3 gene encoding NK-lysin tandem duplicate 3 isoform X1 encodes MCLGLVEHSRKNLSKQDLSVSFCFNSLANKMLRGIVLLTLLISSACAAHLEMHKEPFPEFDFEGSGEIPKEQLPGVCWACKWTMGKLRQHISNKATKDDIKNQLAIVCDGIGFLKSLCRWFVNKYMDVLTEELSTDDRAKTICVNIGVC; translated from the exons ATGTGTTTGGGTTTGGTTGAACATAGTCGTaaaaacttatctaaacaagacctTTCAGTGTCATTCTGTTTCAACTCTTTGGCAAACAAGATGCTGCGCGGTATCGTCCTGCTCACCCTGCTCATCTCCTCTG CTTGTGCTGCTCACTTGGAGATGCACAAAGAACCCTTTCCGGAATTTGACTTTGAAGGCTCT GGTGAAATTCCAAAGGAACAACTGCCTGGAGTATGCTGGGCTTGCAAGTGGACCATGGGAAAGCTGAGGCAACATATCTCCAATAAAGCAACTAAG GATGATATTAAAAATCAGCTGGCGATTGTCTGTGATGGGATCGGGTTCCTTAAGTCTCTGTGCAGGTGGTTTGTAAACAAGTACATGGACGTTCTGACTGAAGAACTTTCCACTGATGATCGTGCTAAAACTATCTGTGTTAATATCGGTGTGTGCTAA